In the Scomber japonicus isolate fScoJap1 chromosome 18, fScoJap1.pri, whole genome shotgun sequence genome, one interval contains:
- the mmd gene encoding monocyte to macrophage differentiation factor isoform X2 encodes MKRVNSLQRFMNRRASANCRYQPTCYEHAANCYTHAFLIMPAFVGMALLHRLSDNSWERITAWVYGMGLCALFLVSTVFHIVTWKKSHMRSMEHCFHMCDRVVIYFFIAASYTPWLNLRELGPLAAHMRWFVWLMAAAGTIYVFNYHEKYKLVELAFYLTMGFFPASVVTSMSNTEGLHELACGGLIYCLGVFFFKSDGVIPFAHAIWHVFVALAAAVHYYAIWKYLYKAPSADSLLDS; translated from the exons ATGAAGAGAGTGAACAGCTTACAGAG gttcaTGAACAGACGGGCCTCTGCGAACTGCCGCTACCAGCCCACCTGCTACGAGCATGCTGCAAACTGCTACACTCATGCA TTCCTCATCATGCCGGCCTTCGTTGGCATGGCGCTGCTGCACCGGCTGTCCGACAACAGCTGGGAGAGGATCACGGCCTGGGTGTACGGGATGGGACTGTGCGCTCTCTTCTTGGTCTCCACTGTGTTTCATATCGTCACCTGGAAGAAGAGCCACATGAG gtcCATGGAGCATTGTTTCCACATGTGTGACAGAGTGGTCATCTATTTCTTCATCGCTGCCTCCTACACACCGTG GTTGAACCTGCGTGAGCTCGGCCCGCTAGCAGCACACATGCGCTGGTTTGTGTGGCTGATGGCTGCTGCTGGAACCATTTATGTCTTCAACTATCATGAAAA GTATAAACTTGTCGAGCTGGCCTTCTATCTGACGATGGGTTTCTTCCCCGCGTCAGTGGTGACGTCAATG agCAACACGGAGGGGCTTCATGAGCTGGCCTGCGGAGGACTCATCTACTGCCTTGGCGTTTTCTTCTTTAAGAGCGACGGCGTCATCCCCTTCGCCCACGCCATCTGGCACGTGTTCGTGGCGCTGGCTGCAGCCGTGCACTACTACGCCATCTGGAAATACCTCTACAAGGCTCCCAGCGCCGATTCCCTCCTAGACTCGTGA
- the mmd gene encoding monocyte to macrophage differentiation factor isoform X1, whose translation MLGFDLHRTRFRRFMNRRASANCRYQPTCYEHAANCYTHAFLIMPAFVGMALLHRLSDNSWERITAWVYGMGLCALFLVSTVFHIVTWKKSHMRSMEHCFHMCDRVVIYFFIAASYTPWLNLRELGPLAAHMRWFVWLMAAAGTIYVFNYHEKYKLVELAFYLTMGFFPASVVTSMSNTEGLHELACGGLIYCLGVFFFKSDGVIPFAHAIWHVFVALAAAVHYYAIWKYLYKAPSADSLLDS comes from the exons gttcaTGAACAGACGGGCCTCTGCGAACTGCCGCTACCAGCCCACCTGCTACGAGCATGCTGCAAACTGCTACACTCATGCA TTCCTCATCATGCCGGCCTTCGTTGGCATGGCGCTGCTGCACCGGCTGTCCGACAACAGCTGGGAGAGGATCACGGCCTGGGTGTACGGGATGGGACTGTGCGCTCTCTTCTTGGTCTCCACTGTGTTTCATATCGTCACCTGGAAGAAGAGCCACATGAG gtcCATGGAGCATTGTTTCCACATGTGTGACAGAGTGGTCATCTATTTCTTCATCGCTGCCTCCTACACACCGTG GTTGAACCTGCGTGAGCTCGGCCCGCTAGCAGCACACATGCGCTGGTTTGTGTGGCTGATGGCTGCTGCTGGAACCATTTATGTCTTCAACTATCATGAAAA GTATAAACTTGTCGAGCTGGCCTTCTATCTGACGATGGGTTTCTTCCCCGCGTCAGTGGTGACGTCAATG agCAACACGGAGGGGCTTCATGAGCTGGCCTGCGGAGGACTCATCTACTGCCTTGGCGTTTTCTTCTTTAAGAGCGACGGCGTCATCCCCTTCGCCCACGCCATCTGGCACGTGTTCGTGGCGCTGGCTGCAGCCGTGCACTACTACGCCATCTGGAAATACCTCTACAAGGCTCCCAGCGCCGATTCCCTCCTAGACTCGTGA